The Pan troglodytes isolate AG18354 chromosome 6, NHGRI_mPanTro3-v2.0_pri, whole genome shotgun sequence genomic sequence CTGCTTTTTCCGCCCCAGTTTCCAAAAGGGAATTGGCTGGCCTGGGTGACTTCCCTACATTTTTGAGCCAGATGACTTCAAAAATCGTTGGCCAGCCTATATGGGATCCTGGTCCAGTGAACTGTATATTTGGGGGCTTGGGGGGTGGAAGAGAGGCAGGGTCACATGGTGTCACACAGCTGCCTGGGCAGCGGTTTCcatggaggggccaggggtagcACAGGTGATGGTGCAATGGCCTAGGGCATCCATAGAGGGTTGCCATAGAGATGATGGCGCAATGGCCTAGGGCATCCATAGAGGGTTCTCAGAGCCCAATAACTGTACTAGACAACAAGGCTGCTCTGTTGGGAAGAGAGACCAAGTGGAAGAACATGAGGCACCAGTCACGTGACTGCAAAAGCCACTTTGGACATTTCAGCCCCAATAGCTGCTGCGAGAACAGGAGGCCTCAGACATAGTGGAGCAGAAATAAACCAGAATACAAGACTCACGAAACTGAGGGCATCATCACATTCTTGAGTCCGAACGGCCTCAAGGCTTCCATGGCTCGAGAATGTCCCCCAGTTCCCACAGCAGAAATTCCAGTGCCTGTGGGTAGAAAGCTTGAGTTCCCTCATGAACATGGCTTTAATAGGGATTGGAAGTGTTTCTTGCCTACTAGACTTAGGATCTTGGGAAACTTTTTGGCTTTGACAGGCTGAAGAAGGGACTGTGGAGGTAGGactatttctttcttattctttttcctttctttctttctttttttttttttttttgagacggagtctcgctctatcacccaggctggagtgcagtggcacgatctcagctcactgcaacctccatctcccaggttcaagcaattccagGCAGGACTATTTCAAGATAGCCACGTAACAGACAGAAAACGGGCTGGTTCTTCCagcaaatggaattttaaaattcctcaatggggccgggcgcggtggctgacacctgtaatcccagcattttgggaggccaaggcgggtggatcttgaggtcaggagatcgagaccatcctggctaacatggtgaaaccccatctctactaaacatacaaaaaattacctgggcatagtggtacgcacctgtagtcccagctacttgggaggctgaagcaggaggagaatcgcttgaacccgggaggtggaggttgtagtgagccgagttcacgccactgcactccagcccgggagacagagcaagactccgtctcaaaaaaaaaaaaaaaaaattagccatgtatggtgatgtgtgcctgtagtcccagctactcagaaagctgagatgggaggatcacttgagcccaggaggtcacggctgcagtgaattataatcatgccactgcattccagcctgggcaacagagcaagaccccatctcttaaaaaaaaaaaaaagttaccactTTGGGGAAATTGCAGACTCTAAGCCTAAACTCTACTGGCCCGATACACATGGGAAAACATTTGGTCAGGATTCTGGAAGAATATCAAAGAATTCACAGGGCAGAGGAAAGCTTTGAATATTATGAATGAGGGAAAATTTCCATTCATCTCATAATTCATACTAGAGAGACTCCCAATGAATGGCACCAGCGGAGGAAAATCCTCAGACGGAGGCGAGCAGTTATCGGAGATGCGAAAATCACAGGGGAGGACGTGGCACAGAATAGCGTGGAACCCACGTCACAGCTTGCGCCCAAGAGCATCACACGGGAGAGAACCTGCGTCCTCAATGAACGGCGTTCCAAAAAAGCACAACCGCACCAAGCATCAGATAAGCCATTCTGAGCTCAGTCTTTGGAATGTAATGAATTGGGGGTGGTGATCATTTGAGAAGAAATCAGCCCTTATTCATCAGCTGATGATTCCCACTGGAGAGAGGGCGGGTGTTCGTCACGGATGACGAAGCTCTGGGGGTGCTCCGATCACATATAACACAAGAGGCTGCAGAGGGGGCCCAAGGAGGGCTGTCAGGGGGGCCTCAGGGTACACGTGACATAAAACGTTTACAAGAGGAAAACATGATGAAAAGGGCAAATTTAGAAAGTGATTtcgggctgggcactgtggctcgcacctgtaatcccagaactttgggaggctgaggtgcggcgggggaggggaatcacttgaggccaggagttcaagcctgggcaacatagcaagaccccatctctaccaaaaatcaaacataaatcaataaaacatttttaaaagcttttcttttttggaactTGTCCTGTTAGCACCAGCAATGGCTGTGGGGAATGCAGACACCCTTTGGGGGAGTTTGCTCAGATGACACAGTCGTGCACATGTGATCCTTGGGGCAACTCACAGGGGTGCCCTAATGCCATGTACAAGAATCCAGGcccaggccaggcgccgtggctcacgcctgtaatccagcattttgggaggctgaggcaggcagatcacctgaggccaggtgttccagaccagcctggccaacatgttgaaaccccgtctctactaaaaatacaaaaattagccatgcatggtggtgtgtgcctgtagtcccagatacttgggaggctgaagcaggagaatcacttgaacccaggaggcagaggcggaggttgcagtgagccgagatcacaccactgcactccagcctgggtgacagagtgagaatctgtctcaaaaaaaaaaaaaaaaaagaggctcgtGGCCTCTGGGGAACACGCCCCACGAGAAACTGCGGTGGCGGCTGCTTCgttcattccttcattcttttcatATCTTTGGAGCATCTGTTCTGTGCCTGGCACTACTCTGTGGGGGGATAGAGGACAGGGCAACCTTGGGGGTCAGAGGTGGGTCAGGGAAGTAGCAGCTGCTATTTCAGATTACAGGGGTGTATGTGTCCCAAGGTTCCAGAGGGGAGGGAGCTTAGGTGGGGGCtctgggaaagagggaggaagaccCTGATCTAATGACTGCCTACCACGTGTCAGGCTGGCAGGTGATGTCTCACAGCAACCCTGCAAGCTTGGTCCTGTTTTCTGCACTTTGCAAATGGAGAAAATAAGGCACATGtacagctggtaagtggtagaGTCGGTACTGAGACTGGGTTGGCCTCACTCCAAATcccatttctcttatttatttatttatttttaatttttatttttttctgagatggagtcttgctctgtcacccaggctggagtgcagtggcgtgatcttggctcactgcaacctccgcctcctgggttgaaggattctcctgcctcagcctcccaagtagcttggcttacaggtgtgtgccaccaagcttggctaatttttgtatttttagtagagacgggtttcaccatattgtccaggctggtctcaaactcctgaccctcatgatccacccgcctcggcctcccaaagtgctgggattacaggcatgagccactgtgcccggcctcttttttttttaaattttttagagacagggtctcactctgtcacccaggctggagtgcactggcgtgatcatggctcactgcagcctcaaccttctgggttcaagccatcctcctgcctcagcttcccgagcagctgggattataggcatgcaccaccacacctggctaatctttgttttttgtagagatgggggtcttactatgtttcccaggctggcctcaaactcctggcctcaagcaatcctcctgcctcagcttcctaaagtgttgggattacaggtgtgtgccaccgtgcctggcccaaatccCATTTCTTTCCACCATCACAAGGAACAGAACTGGTCCTTCAGCAGCACTGTTCCTTGGGATGTGTCTGCAGAGGCTTGGGAGACAATGAGAGGCACCCAGTAAACAGGGAGGAAAGGGGGTGGAAGGACATGTACTGGCTTTTGCAGACCCTCCTCAGGGAACAGTGAacacattcattccttcattcacacATTTAGTCAGTTTTTTGCAGCAACAGGATCTCGTTCTGTCagcctggctggagtacagtggcacaatcatagctcactgcacccttgagctcctgggtttgagcgactgtcccacctcggcctcctgagtagctaggactacaggccacgccaccacacttagctaagtttttaatattttgaagagatggggtctcactatgttgcccaggctggtctcaaacttctggcctcaagcgatcctcccaccatggcctcccaaagtgctgagattacaggtgtgagccactgtacctggccatatTTAGTAAAATCCTTACTGAGCCCTATGGGGTGCCAAGCACAGCATCGAGGTGCTGGGGATATGCGTGCGTGAGGCTGACACGTGCTTACCCTCATGGGGCTTCCATCTGAGAAGGCAGGCAGGCACTCCAGCACGCTAAGTGGTGTGACAGGGGCTCATTGGGCCCCATGGAAGCTCAGAGAATGACATAACACAGACTCGCAGGGTGGAGGGAGACTTCTGGGAAGAGATAACTGCTTATGAAAGGCTGGGAAGGCCAGGTGGGAtggggtcatgcctgtaatcccagcactttggaaggccgaggcgggcagatcatgaggtcgagatcgagaccatcctggccaacatggtgaaaccccgtcttcactaaaaatacaaaaattagctgggtgtggtggcgcacacctgtagtaccagctactcgggaggctgaggcaggagaatcgcttgaacctgggaggcagaggttgcagtgagcagagatcatgccactctgcccttcagcctgggccacagagtgagactccatttttttaaaagaaaagaaaagaaaagaaaaaaggaaagaaggaaggaaggaaggaaggaaggaagaaagaaagaaagaaggaaggaaggaaggaaggaaggaaagaaagaaagaaagaaagaaagaaagaaagaaaatgctgggAAGAGCCTTCTGGAAAGGTGCATGCAGGAGGGTCTGCTGGTGGCAGAGCTGAGTGATCGCAAACGCAGCTGACATGAGCCCAGTGCTGTCTGGTAACAGTATGTGGGGTGGCGGGTGGCAAGGAAAAAGGCCGGAAGCGAGACCAGGGCATCCGGGGCCCAACAGGCCTTATAAGGAGTTCAGACTGGGTCCTAGGCAATGATGGGAAACCGGTGAAAGGTGTGAAGCTGGGGGTGATGACCCGTGAAGCCCGAGGCTGCAACACAAGGGGAGAGCTGTCCAAAGGTTCGCCAAATCCTGGCCGGGCGcgacggctcacgcctgtaatcccagcactttgggaggtggaggctggtgtatcacctgaggtcaggagttcgcgaccagcctggccaaggtggtgaaaccccatctctactaaaaatacaaaaattagttgggcatggtggcgcatgcctgtagtcccagctactcgggaagctgaggcaggagaatcgcttgaacctgggaggcggaggttgcagtgagctgagatcgcaccactgcactgcactccagcctggcgacagggcgagaatctgtctccaaaacaaacaaacaaacaaacaaaaaaacaattagccaggcatggtggtgggtgcctgtaatcccagctacttggctgaggcacgagaatcgcttgaacccaggaggcagaggttgcagtgaggcgagattacaccattgcactccagcctgggcaacagagcaagactccatctcaaaacaaaaacaaaaacaaaaacaaaacaaaaaaacaaaagaaaaagcagtaTGCAGGAAGGTCTGTGGGTGGCAGAGGTGAGTGATCGCAATCGCAGCTGACATAAGCCCACTGCTGTCCAAAAACAGAGGCTGTGGGGTGGCAGGCGGCAGGGAAGGAGGCTGGAAGCTGGACCAGGGCATCCTGGGCCCGACAGGCCTTATGGGTCCTGGGCAATGATGGGATATTGGTGAAGAGTGTGAGGCTGGGGGCGATGGCCTGCGAAGCCAGAGGCTGCAACACAAGGGCAGAGCTGTCCAGAGATTTGCCAAATTCGGGCAGAACGATGCAAGAGTGAGCATGTGAGTTCTGTCTTTTTTCCCTCATGAACCAAGGTTTCCAAGAGGCGCACTGAGCAGTGAGCAGGAAAGCTAGGAGCGACTAAGGGTGATCCGAGTGGGAGCTGCCAGCACCAGGTGCCAGAGCTGCGGTTTCCAGCTTTGGAGCCAACGTTCTTGAGCACACATCCCCCTCTTGTGGTCGAGAGCGGTATTGCCGCTGAAGAGAAAGGCTAGAGACCTCCTCCAGGCTCTCATCCTGAAAACCCCAAGGTATAGGCCAGGGGCTGCATCTACTTTGTGAACCCCACGAGATTTCCCACTTCTTTTTAAGAAAGATCtgattgccgggcgcggtggctcatgcctgaaatcccagcactttgggaggccgaggcgggcggatcacaaggtcaggagatcgagaccatcctggctaacacggtgaaaccccgtttttactaaaaatgcaaaaaattagccgggcgtggtggcgggcgcctgtagtcccagctactcgggaggctgaggcaggagaatggcgtgtacccgggaggcagagtttgcagcgagccgagactgcgccactgcactgcagcttgggcgacagagcgagactccgtctcaaaaaaaagaaaaagaaaaagaaaaacctgttttaggccgggtgcggtggctcacgcctgtaatcccaacactttgggagtccgaagcgggcggatcatttgatgtcaagagttcgagaccagcctggccaatatggtgaaaccccgtctctactaaaaatacaaaaattagccgggtgtggtggcgggcgcctgtaatcccagctactctggaggctgaggcaggagaattgctcgaacccgggaggcagaggttgcagtgacctgagatcgcaccattgcactccagcctctccatagactccatctcaaaaaaaaaaaaaaaaaaaaaaaaaaaaaaaaaaaaaaattctgattaatGGGGAAAATCTCCATGtatgtatacttaaaaaaatgcTAGAAAGACACTGAAATGTTACCAGAAATTCTTTCAAGAATATGTgactaatttttttcactttctttatatgtatttcaaaatgttcTATTTCATGCCTGACTTTTGTTGATAAGACAAAAAATgtattatgatttaaaaaaaaagaaaggccgggtgcggtggctcacgcctgtaatcccagcactttgggaggatgaggcggatggatcacgaggtcagcaaatcgagaccatcctggctaacacagtgaaaccctgtctctaataaaaatagaaaaaaatttagctgggcgtgggggcgggcgcctgtagtcccagctacttgggaggctgaggcaggagaatggcgtgaacccggaaggcagagcttgcaatgagccgagatggcgccactgcactccagcctgcgcgacagagcgagacttcgtctcaaaataaataaataaaataaagaataaaataaagaaaaaaaaaaaagaaaagaggccaggtgcggtggctcacgcctgtaatctcagcaccttgggaggccgaggcgggtgcatcacgaggtcaggagtttgagaccagcctgaacaacatgatgaaatcccatctctctactaaaaatacaaaaatgagtcaggcttggtggcgcgcgcctataatcccagctatttagaggctaaggcagaagaattgcttgaacccaggaggcagaggttgcagtgagccgagatcgcgccattgcactccagcctgggcaacagagcaagactctgctcaaaaaaaaaaaatttggctgggcgcagtggctcaggcctgtaatcccagcactttgggaggtcaaggcgggcagatcacctgaggtcaggagttcgagaccagcctgaccaacatggagaaacccagtctctactaaaagtacaaaattagctgggcatggtggcacatgcctgtaatcccagctattccggaggctgaggcaggagaaccacttgaacccaggaggcagaggttgtggtgagccgattgccccattgcacttcagcttgggcaacaagagcgaaactcccccccccaacccccgccccccaaaaaaaagaaagaaagaaagaaaagagaccaggcatggtggctcatgcttgtagtctcagcactttgggaggctgagtggggaagatgttgtgaggccaggagtttgagaccagcatggatgACATAGCCAGatccgtgtctcaaaaaaaaaaaaaaaaaagaaaaagaaaaagaaaaaaagaaagaaagaaaaagaaaagaaaatgaaaaaagagcagAAGTGACAGACAAGTGGCCCGAGAGGGGACTAAGGTGGAGGCAGGTCCCGGTGAGGAGCCGCTGCCTGGCCATCTCCCGCACTCTTCCAAACCTGGTGGTGACAACACCACGCCAGGATTCCCGAAGGACACCCTCCCCGTGTGCCTCTCCAGACACATCCTTCGTGTCCCTTCAGCTCACACATATGTGGCCTCTCTCGGCCATGACCTTGGCAGTCCCTGCCCCTAGGCCTTTTTCTCACGTGCTCCCCTTCCCCTCAAAGTCACATTGAcctggtcaattttttttttttttttttttttgtgagacagtcttgctctgttgcccaggctggagcaacctccgcctcctgggttcaagtgattctcctgcctcagcctcccgagtagctgggattacaggcacgtgccaccatgcccggctcatttttgtatttttagtaaagacggggttttaccatgttggccaggctggtctcgaactcctgacctcaggtgatccgaggtcacttggccttccaaagtgctgggattacaagcatcagccactgtgcccgacctgatcacttctttcttcctttctggtgTTTGATCTCTTTATCCCAAATCTCTAAATTCCCAAACTTCTTGCCCATTAGCCACAACTCTCAGAAATGGACCTCATAGGGCAGGGGACACAGCCTCTTTGTTCTGACGATAAAAGCAGGTGTTTACCCAGCACTGGTTGGTGCTGTTGGCATAGACTCTGAAAGCTCTCAAGCTCTCTGGGCTCACGTCCCAggtttctccccacccccacctggtGTGTTGCATGAACTGGAGCCAGTCACCTCCCTGGGCCTCTATTTCCTCAGCTCTGAAACAGCAATGCGAACAGCACAGTTTCAGGGGGCTATTCTGGAGCATTATATATGCTCATAGAtgggcctggcacaaagtaagtcCTCAGTAAATGTCAGCTACTCTTATTTCCTAATACCCTGTATTCATCTCTTCATCCTCCTTCCTCGTAATTATCCACTTTGCCATTTCTATTCCTGTCCATCAAAGCTTCTCCCAGTGTCTTTCCTGATCACCTGTGTCCCCTCCTCTCCTACTGCTGACATGCACCCCGGGCCATTTTCCTTACCAAGACCTCCCATCCCTCATCCTTCAAATGTCTGCTTATCTCTTGCCTCCTCTTGGAAACCTTCAGATCCCATGTAGCACCTTGGGCATTTTTGTATTTAGAAGCCCATCTTTTGACACCCACTCCATGATAATTTAACACCAGCAGTTCACCAGACCTGGGGTTGGCTGCCTTGGGGCCGGCAGTGTGGTTTAGGAGAAAGAGCGCTGAGCCGGGGGCACAGGGACCATCTCTGCATGGGCTCTGCCACCAGCTCCTCCGACCACAGTGCAGGTGGCCCTTCCTGGGTCTGCATCTTATGGTAAGGAGGAACTTTAGGGCTGCAGGGAACTCTAACAGCCCGTAGTTTTGAATCCAGCACTTCCTGAGCCCCCAGCATGGGCTACGGTGTGTGCTGCGTGCTTTTCTCTGTTCATTCCACAAATTTCAATTGAGCCAATATTGGCTGTACCCTGTCCTAGGTGATGGGGCTGCAAGGGAGATCAGGACAGACTGTGACATCCTTCATAGAACAGACATAGTTAAATATTACAGACTTGTTTGGAGGTAGGTCTCAGTGCTCCAATGTTTGCAGATTTTGACCAGCTATTTTGGGAACGTTTCACTGTCAACAGGTAGGACTGGCAGAGCCACCAGGTGAGCCCAGGTCTGAGTGACTTTGAGAGTGGCTCACTCTCCAGGCACCCTCCCTGGACAGGGGTGAGTCTGATGCCTTCTCGTGGGGAGATCAGCCTCCGACGGGTGGGGTGTGGAGGTGATAGGTCAGAGGTGCCTGGATAGGAAGTGACTCTGCCATCACTTCCTGTGTGAGCTGAGGCCTGGGATGAGGATGGGGCAATCGATGGGGAAGTGGGGAGCACTGTGCTGTGGGGTGGGCGGGATGCGGACATATCTGTGTTTCTGCTGTGTCTCCTGTTCCTCCTCTGGGATTGGGACTATTTCCATCCTGCTGACCCCTTGCCACTCACACTTGGGGGGCTGCCTCTTGGGTTAGAACTTCCACCCCCGCGGTCTGTTGTTCACTGACCATTACCGTCATTGTAATACTCCATGATGTTGTTCAGGGTCTCCATAAAGATGTCCTCCCTGGCCTTCTGAAGTTGGCTCTGCTTCTCCCAGTCCTCTACTCCTTCCACGTGTCTCCATGGTCCCAGGGGCTCAGCCTTCCTGTCTTCACTGTTGTAGTGGAAGAAGGCACGGTCATTGAGGAAGACAGTGCCCTGCAGCCTGTGGGTGCCTTTGCCAGGCCTGGACAGCCCAGTGTAGAGATAGGTCAGAGAGTAATGACCTGCAAAAGAAAAGACTCTGAGGGCTGGGGTCCATGCAAGTGTGTCCCACTGTGGGGCTGCGGAGGGCCAGGAGGGGAGGCCTGGCCACTGGCCTCTTCATCCCCAGCTCTCTCCTCTGCCATCAGCTTCACACCATCGGAGCCTCACTCAAGGAAACAGGCTCTACATTCACGCTGGGGATGATATTTCAGAGACCATTCTGTGTCTTCACTACAGAATTTAATCTGCTTGGCACAGAAGAAGATAACATTTCTCAGCCTCCTTATAGATAGATTGGAACCATACGACTGAGCTTTGTCAAACAAGAATGTGACTGGAAGTGACTGATGTCTTTCTTCTGGTCCAAGACCCTACCACCTGGCTTTCCCCTACTGTCTCTTATCCCTTTTGTTGATGACTATGGAGACCACAGGATGAAACAGAAGAGTCCCAAGATGCAAAcagcctggatccctgagtcaCCCTGTGGAGGAGAGGAAACTTGCCCAATCTGCATTGAACTTAAcatgagaaataaacatttctagTCTAACCGGACAAATACATATAGTTAGAAAGTGTAGGGAGGTGGATTTACTAGAAAACTCAAGAAGTGACCTAGAATGGATCAGCATAGGGTAAGGCTAGGAGACCTCTCAGAATTCCTGGCATTGTACCTTGCAGTTTGGTACAAGATGGAAGTTGAGAGAGTGGGACATTTCCACAATTAGTTCCATAGTTAATTTAGAATATAATTTACACGAGTGTTAGTAACGTTGGAGGTCATATGGCAGATTTCTAATTTAAGTACTGAAGTCATTCTTGCTCATGAATTTCTGAATGTGATTAGCTTTTAAATCAGTAGACCTTGAGTAAAACAGATTACCCTCTACAGTGTGgatgggcctcatctaatcagtggaaggcaTCAAGAGAAAAGGCTGAGGTCCCCccagagaagaaagaattttgcTTCCAGACTACCCTTGGACTCAGGACCGCAACACCAactctttcctgggtctccagcctgctggcttgCTTTGCTGATTTAGGACTTTTAGCCCTCAGAATTGTATGAGccacaagaaatattaaataaaactcctccctttctctcttttgtatacacacacacgtatataattagtgtatatacacagtgtatattcatatatacatatatgcatgtgtatacaatgtatattagttttgtttctctggagaaccctgaataATTAAGATTTTGGTGCAGAATGGGATTAATATTATAAATGTGATTATTATAAAACTAACATGAAACACCTATTCTGACAACTTGTAAATGTCATAAATTTTTAACTCACACAACTGAGAAGCCATTCGCTTCCATGTCTTTATCCTGCAcattctcatgccacagcctcctTCCCCTATCCTAGAAGTGACTCTTGATCTCCCCAAGCTCCCACTGTCTTCTTTTCGGGCCACTAGCCTTCCAGACCCACTGCAGCTGTGTCTGAGTGTGGGGTGAGGGCATGGGTTTCCTTCTAGCACCATCCCTCCAGCCGACCTCCCTTCCCACTTTCCCCTTGGGGCTGCTCTCTCTTTCCCTCAGCGTCAGGCAGGTGTACCCAGCCATcggaaggagggaaggaacagGAGCAGAAGCAGCTCCAGGCATGTGGTTCCTGCTCCGTCCTGGCTCTCTACCCCAAGCAGGTCGCTTGGTCTTTGGAGTCTTTGTTTTCACGTAAACTAAGGGGTTTTAGATTCAGATTCCTGAAGGTCTTATTTTGGGTGAGGGCAGAGGCTCCCTGAATGCTCCTGGAAGTGTGTGAGCTGAGGGAGTTGACAGC encodes the following:
- the LOC463620 gene encoding zinc-alpha-2-glycoprotein, which encodes MVRMVPVLLSLLHLLGPAIPQETQDGHYSLTYLYTGLSRPGKGTHRLQGTVFLNDRAFFHYNSEDRKAEPLGPWRHVEGVEDWEKQSQLQKAREDIFMETLNNIMEYYNDGNGQ